The proteins below are encoded in one region of Virgibacillus dokdonensis:
- the arcA gene encoding arginine deiminase — protein sequence MKHPLHVTSEIGELQTVLLHRPGEEVENLTPEYLQHLLFDDIPYLPLIQKEHDYFAQTLRNRGIEVLYLTTLLTEALHTDDLKKKFVADVLKESNLSMNGSSQQIVDYLLSFETEAMVKKIMAGIRKSEIPVNKKTHLYELLDDHYPFYLDPMPNLYFTRDPAATIGNGLTINTMREVARRRESLFMSYIIHHHPRYAQYDIPIWLDRDYPHPIEGGDELVLSKDTVAIGISARTAAKSIERLAVNLFKRQADMKRVVAVEIPKSRAFMHLDTVFTMVDYDKFTIHPEIQNKKGEMNIYVLEKGRDEDTVKITHKTNLMEALKEALGLKEVTLIPCGGGDVIAAPREQWNDGSNTLAIAPGVVVTYDRNYVSNKLLREHGIEVIEVISSELSRGRGGPRCMSMPLVRKDI from the coding sequence TTGAAACATCCATTACATGTTACGTCAGAAATTGGAGAATTACAAACGGTTTTATTACATCGGCCAGGTGAGGAAGTTGAAAATTTAACTCCTGAGTACTTACAACATTTGCTATTTGATGACATTCCATATTTACCTCTTATTCAAAAAGAACATGATTACTTTGCTCAAACATTACGCAATCGAGGAATAGAAGTGTTGTACCTTACAACTTTATTGACAGAAGCACTTCATACAGATGACTTAAAAAAGAAATTTGTGGCAGATGTGCTTAAGGAATCCAATTTAAGCATGAATGGTTCTTCGCAACAAATTGTTGATTATTTACTATCGTTTGAAACAGAAGCAATGGTTAAAAAAATAATGGCTGGTATTAGGAAATCAGAGATTCCAGTAAATAAAAAGACGCATTTGTATGAGTTATTAGATGACCATTATCCATTCTATTTAGACCCAATGCCGAATTTATATTTTACGAGGGATCCAGCAGCAACGATTGGCAATGGTTTAACGATTAATACGATGCGAGAAGTAGCTAGGAGGAGAGAATCCTTATTTATGAGCTACATTATTCATCATCATCCAAGATATGCGCAATATGATATTCCAATCTGGTTAGACAGAGACTACCCGCATCCAATCGAAGGTGGCGATGAGCTTGTGTTAAGCAAGGATACCGTTGCTATTGGAATTAGTGCTAGAACAGCGGCAAAATCTATTGAACGGTTAGCTGTCAACCTGTTTAAACGACAAGCAGATATGAAACGAGTCGTTGCTGTTGAAATACCAAAATCCAGAGCGTTCATGCATTTAGACACTGTTTTCACAATGGTGGATTACGATAAATTCACCATTCATCCAGAAATTCAAAATAAAAAAGGCGAAATGAATATTTATGTTCTTGAAAAAGGAAGAGATGAAGATACAGTCAAGATTACCCACAAAACGAATTTAATGGAGGCGTTGAAAGAGGCGCTAGGTTTGAAGGAAGTAACGTTAATTCCATGTGGTGGTGGGGATGTTATTGCGGCACCAAGAGAACAATGGAACGATGGATCGAACACATTGGCGATTGCACCAGGCGTCGTTGTCACATATGACCGAAACTATGTTTCCAATAAACTACTTCGCGAACATGGAATCGAAGTTATAGAGGTTATCAGTTCTGAATTATCTAGAGGGCGTGGCGGTCCGCGTTGTATGAGTATGCCACTTGTTCGTAAAGATATCTAA
- the argS gene encoding arginine--tRNA ligase — protein MNIRREAEDVIRNVIQQAVLKTEWIERISDVPPIVLEKPNNEQHGDYATNIAMQLTKMAKQSPRQIAQAIVDHIDVAGTYIRKVDIAGPGFINIFMDYDYLTPLVPYILEEQADYGKHDTKDYRIQIEFVSANPTGDLHLGHARGASYGDALGNVLEAAGYHVEREYYINDAGNQMHNLALSVEARYMQALGREAEMPADGYYGQDIIDIGKKLAADEGDVWLHKPKEERLAYFRRYGLDFELKKIEHDLNQFRVPFDQWFSEMSLYEKGKVDQALDKMRTSGDIYEQDGATWFRTTKYGDDKDRVVIKSDGSYTYLASDIAYHNDKLERGFDQLINVWGADHHGYVPRMEAAIQALGYPKGKLETEIIQMVNLFEDGERVKMSKRSGKALTLRQLMEEVGVDAMRYMMNTRSCDTHLDFDINLARSQSNDNPVYYVQYAHARICTLLDKAETNGYAYEKYDSSLLKQTSEINLLKLLATFPQLVLDAAEKRIPHKITQYAFDVASQLHSFYNAEKVLDESQLEVTKARLALLEAVKITLGNALRMVGVHAPEKM, from the coding sequence ATGAATATTCGACGGGAAGCGGAAGATGTAATAAGAAATGTAATACAGCAAGCGGTTTTAAAAACGGAGTGGATAGAGAGAATATCGGATGTTCCTCCAATTGTCTTAGAAAAGCCAAACAATGAACAGCACGGTGATTACGCAACGAATATTGCTATGCAACTGACAAAAATGGCAAAGCAATCGCCAAGGCAAATCGCCCAAGCTATTGTCGACCACATCGATGTAGCAGGTACATATATACGCAAGGTGGACATTGCTGGACCTGGTTTTATTAATATTTTTATGGACTATGATTATTTAACACCGTTAGTACCGTATATTTTGGAAGAACAAGCGGATTATGGCAAACATGATACGAAAGATTATCGTATTCAAATTGAGTTTGTTTCTGCCAATCCTACAGGGGATCTTCATTTAGGTCATGCTCGTGGTGCGAGTTATGGGGATGCGCTTGGTAACGTATTGGAAGCTGCTGGTTATCACGTCGAGCGAGAATATTATATCAATGATGCTGGTAATCAAATGCATAACCTTGCTTTATCAGTGGAAGCGCGGTATATGCAAGCGCTAGGACGAGAAGCGGAAATGCCAGCGGATGGCTATTACGGACAAGACATTATTGATATTGGGAAAAAATTAGCCGCAGATGAAGGCGATGTATGGTTGCACAAACCGAAAGAAGAGCGTTTAGCTTATTTTCGGCGCTACGGATTAGACTTTGAATTGAAAAAGATCGAGCATGATTTAAACCAATTTCGGGTGCCATTTGATCAATGGTTTTCGGAAATGTCTTTATATGAAAAGGGGAAAGTAGATCAAGCGCTCGATAAAATGCGCACATCTGGTGACATTTATGAACAGGATGGTGCTACATGGTTTCGGACGACAAAATATGGGGACGATAAAGATCGCGTCGTTATTAAATCAGATGGAAGCTACACGTATTTAGCGTCTGATATTGCTTATCATAACGATAAATTGGAGCGTGGCTTTGATCAGTTAATTAACGTATGGGGAGCGGATCATCATGGTTATGTTCCGCGAATGGAAGCGGCAATCCAAGCATTAGGGTATCCAAAAGGGAAGTTAGAGACGGAGATTATTCAAATGGTGAATTTATTTGAAGACGGCGAGCGAGTGAAAATGAGTAAGCGGTCTGGAAAGGCGCTAACACTAAGGCAACTGATGGAAGAAGTAGGCGTTGATGCCATGCGTTACATGATGAATACGCGCTCCTGTGATACGCATTTGGATTTTGATATAAATCTTGCTCGTTCCCAATCGAATGACAACCCGGTTTATTATGTACAATATGCGCATGCACGAATTTGTACGTTATTAGATAAGGCAGAAACAAATGGTTATGCTTATGAAAAGTATGACAGTTCTTTATTAAAACAAACGAGTGAAATAAACTTGTTAAAGCTATTAGCTACATTTCCGCAACTGGTGTTGGATGCTGCGGAGAAACGAATTCCGCATAAAATAACCCAGTATGCATTTGATGTAGCTTCTCAATTGCACAGTTTCTATAATGCAGAGAAAGTGTTAGATGAAAGTCAGTTAGAAGTAACGAAAGCAAGGCTAGCGTTGCTAGAAGCAGTTAAAATAACGCTTGGTAATGCGCTTCGTATGGTTGGTGTACATGCACCAGAAAAAATGTAA
- a CDS encoding Crp/Fnr family transcriptional regulator produces MKVKETIDYSQFEFLSYFTRAELFDLENFLFLRTYKKNQLLFMEGDPRERIYFLKEGFVKLEKVSSDGTMLYVDYVRAYNMFPYGGFFKDNFYHFSASALTNIVVYYIPTRILEEKAMYNTKQIFAIIHHLSKILEYHENRLQTLTTSNVRDRVEQSLACLIKDFGYKNNGRWIIDLPMTLTELSKLTGASRETVSHIYNDLKKSGILILEDRRFIIYDRDYFAV; encoded by the coding sequence ATGAAAGTGAAAGAAACAATAGACTATAGTCAATTTGAATTTTTATCGTATTTTACGAGAGCGGAATTATTTGATTTAGAGAACTTTCTGTTTTTAAGAACATATAAAAAGAACCAATTATTATTTATGGAGGGTGATCCTAGAGAGAGGATTTATTTTTTAAAGGAAGGGTTTGTAAAATTAGAAAAAGTTAGTTCGGATGGAACCATGCTTTATGTTGACTATGTAAGAGCATATAATATGTTTCCGTACGGTGGTTTTTTTAAAGATAATTTCTATCATTTCTCAGCATCTGCTCTAACGAATATCGTTGTATATTATATCCCCACAAGAATTTTAGAAGAAAAGGCAATGTATAATACGAAGCAAATTTTCGCTATCATTCATCATTTATCAAAAATATTGGAATATCATGAAAATCGCCTCCAAACTTTAACTACTTCAAACGTAAGAGATAGGGTAGAGCAGTCTCTAGCATGTTTGATCAAAGATTTTGGTTATAAGAATAACGGGAGATGGATTATCGATTTACCAATGACGTTAACGGAGTTGTCGAAATTAACAGGTGCGTCTCGTGAAACTGTTTCGCATATTTATAATGATTTAAAAAAATCAGGTATTCTTATATTGGAGGACAGGCGTTTTATTATATATGATAGAGATTATTTTGCCGTGTAG